In Lemur catta isolate mLemCat1 chromosome 1, mLemCat1.pri, whole genome shotgun sequence, one DNA window encodes the following:
- the OAZ1 gene encoding LOW QUALITY PROTEIN: ornithine decarboxylase antizyme 1 (The sequence of the model RefSeq protein was modified relative to this genomic sequence to represent the inferred CDS: deleted 1 base in 1 codon) gives MVKSSLQRILNSHCFAREKEGDKPSATVHASLTMPLLSLHSRGGRSSENSRVSLSCCSNLGPGPRWCSDVPHPPLKIPGGRGNSQRDHSLSANLLYSDNRLNVTEELTSNNKTRILNVQSRLTDAKHITWRAVLRGDSLYIEIPGGALPEGSKDSFAVLLEFAEEQLRADHVFICFHKNREDRAALLRTFSFLGFEIVRPGHPLVPKRPDACFMAYTFEKESSGEEEE, from the exons ATGGTGAAATCCTCCCTGCAGCGGATCCTCAACAGCCACTGTTTCGCCAGAGAAAAGGAGGGGGATAAACCCAGCGCCACCGTCCACGCCAGCCTGACCATGCCGCTCCTTAGCCTGCATAGCCGCGGCGGCCGCAGCAGCGAGAA TTCcagggtctcactcagttgcTGTAGTAACCTGGGTCCGGGGCCTCGGTGGTGCTCC GATGTCCCTCACCCACCCCTGAAGATCCCAGGTGGGCGAGGGAATAGCCAGCGGGATCACAGTCTTTCAGCTAACTTACTGTACTCC GATAATCGGCTGAATGTAACAGAGGAACTAACGTCTAACAACAAGACGAGGATTCTTAATGTCCAGTCCAGGCTCACGGACGCCAAACACATCACCTGGAGGGCAGTGCTGCGCGGCGACAGCCTATACATCGAGATCCCGGGCGGCGCACTGCCCGAGGGGAGCAAAGACAG TTTTGCAGTTCTCCTCGAGTTCGCTGAGGAACAGCTCCGCGCCGACCATGTCTTCATCTGCTTCCACAAGAATAGAGAAGACAGAG CCGCGCTGCTCCGCACCTTCAGCTTTCTGGGCTTTGAGATTGTGAGACCGGGGCATCCCCTCGTCCCCAAGAGACCCGATGCTTGCTTCATGGCCTACACGTTCGAGAAAGAGTCCTCAGGCGAGGAGGAGGAGTAG